One window of the Selenomonadales bacterium genome contains the following:
- the hfq gene encoding RNA chaperone Hfq encodes MRHTELGGLALSKTILNLQDTFLNQVRKENMPVTVFLVNGYQLKGIVKGFDNFTIIMVDADGRQQLVYKHAVSTVQPARAVSMTVGEVN; translated from the coding sequence ATGAGACATACGGAGTTAGGGGGGCTAGCCTTGTCCAAGACGATTCTGAACCTACAGGACACGTTTCTCAATCAAGTTCGCAAAGAGAACATGCCTGTGACTGTTTTCCTGGTAAACGGCTATCAGCTAAAAGGAATCGTTAAAGGGTTTGACAACTTCACTATTATCATGGTAGATGCTGACGGAAGGCAGCAGCTCGTCTATAAGCATGCGGTCTCGACCGTTCAACCGGCTCGTGCGGTCTCCATGACCGTAGGGGAAGTAAACTAG
- the hflX gene encoding GTPase HflX: MHEVQQAERERAVLFTATKDYTGETDGYLDELGALVESAGAEVLGRMVQVKPHPDPAFFLGSGKVKELKALCLSLGGTMAICDDELSPSQQRNLERELGLKVLDRTHVILEIFAARATSAEGKMQVELAQLAYLLPRLRGRGVEMSGLGASARGIRTRGPGETKLEYDRRRIKSRMADLKRQVEELEQHRSLARDQRIARGVPTVALVGYTNAGKSSLQNALTEGGALVENKLFATLDPMARELTLPDGRTVMVVDTVGFIRKLPHQLIKAFRATLAEVRQADLLLHVVDISHTKALEQAQTVQAVLTELGAADKPMVTALNKMDAVTELPALPELGRTVPISALHRTNLSLLTAAISEGLSDKPMRARFVIPFTRGDLLGFLHTKGDVVATNHTELGTEVVVDALQRYINKVEAELSKA; this comes from the coding sequence ATGCACGAAGTGCAGCAAGCAGAACGGGAAAGAGCTGTGCTCTTTACAGCGACAAAGGATTATACGGGAGAGACAGATGGGTACTTAGATGAACTTGGAGCCCTTGTTGAGTCGGCAGGGGCCGAGGTGCTGGGAAGAATGGTACAGGTTAAGCCGCACCCAGACCCGGCGTTCTTTTTGGGCAGTGGAAAGGTTAAGGAGCTAAAGGCGCTCTGCCTGTCCTTAGGCGGCACGATGGCTATCTGTGACGATGAGCTGTCCCCGTCGCAGCAACGCAACTTAGAGAGAGAACTCGGCCTTAAGGTGCTTGACCGCACGCATGTCATTTTGGAGATTTTCGCTGCCAGAGCCACCTCTGCCGAGGGGAAGATGCAGGTTGAGCTGGCGCAGCTGGCTTATCTGTTGCCGAGGCTCCGCGGCAGGGGCGTGGAAATGTCCGGCCTTGGAGCGTCAGCGCGCGGCATACGCACGCGCGGCCCCGGAGAAACAAAACTAGAATACGACCGGCGCAGAATCAAGTCGCGTATGGCGGACTTAAAACGACAGGTTGAAGAGCTCGAACAGCACCGCAGCCTAGCGAGAGACCAACGCATTGCGCGCGGTGTTCCCACGGTAGCGCTTGTCGGCTACACGAATGCCGGAAAGTCAAGCCTGCAGAACGCCCTCACAGAAGGTGGAGCCTTGGTAGAGAATAAGCTTTTCGCCACGCTTGACCCGATGGCGCGCGAGCTGACACTGCCTGACGGGCGTACCGTCATGGTGGTAGACACCGTGGGTTTCATTAGAAAGCTACCGCACCAGTTAATCAAGGCCTTCCGGGCTACGCTCGCGGAGGTGCGACAGGCAGACCTGCTACTCCACGTAGTCGACATCTCGCACACTAAAGCCCTCGAACAGGCGCAGACCGTGCAGGCCGTGCTGACTGAGCTAGGCGCTGCCGATAAACCTATGGTTACGGCTCTCAATAAGATGGATGCCGTGACGGAGCTGCCTGCGCTGCCTGAGTTAGGCCGCACCGTTCCTATCTCTGCTTTGCACCGCACCAACCTCTCCCTCTTAACAGCCGCTATCTCCGAGGGCTTAAGCGACAAACCCATGCGAGCCCGCTTCGTCATCCCCTTTACCCGCGGCGACCTGCTTGGATTTTTGCACACCAAGGGTGATGTAGTAGCTACTAACCACACCGAACTTGGCACAGAGGTCGTCGTCGACGCGTTACAACGGTACATAAATAAGGTGGAGGCCGAGTTAAGCAAGGCATGA
- the miaA gene encoding tRNA (adenosine(37)-N6)-dimethylallyltransferase MiaA, producing MKARVLAIVGPTAVGKTALTLSLADSLGGEIISADSMQVYKGMDIGTAKPTSAERARVPHHLLDVREPGEAFSAADYQHLARAAVADISGRGRLPIFSGGTGMYIRAAIDDYNFVTISNDWGIRDALRREAKEAGLSALYARLLEVDPPVAGRIHVNDERRIIRALEVFQTTGRPLSFWESQKDARQAVYDAVLIGLERPRDELYARIEERVEAMIAQGLIDEVRTLLERGLSFVAHQALGYKEIIPYLLGRCSLEEAKETLKRETRRYAKRQLTWFRADARIRWIDARDEAKAQAEIVAILAHRFGL from the coding sequence GTGAAGGCTCGCGTACTCGCCATTGTGGGACCGACGGCCGTCGGTAAGACCGCGCTTACTCTGAGCCTGGCAGATAGCCTAGGCGGGGAGATTATTTCAGCTGACTCTATGCAGGTGTATAAGGGAATGGACATAGGCACTGCTAAGCCTACATCGGCCGAGCGAGCACGCGTTCCACACCACCTCCTCGATGTGCGCGAACCCGGCGAGGCTTTTAGCGCAGCGGATTACCAGCACCTCGCGCGTGCGGCGGTAGCGGACATTTCCGGCAGGGGAAGGCTCCCCATTTTTTCGGGTGGAACAGGCATGTATATCCGCGCCGCCATCGACGATTACAATTTTGTCACGATTAGTAATGACTGGGGCATACGGGATGCACTGCGCCGCGAAGCCAAGGAAGCCGGACTTTCGGCACTTTACGCGCGTCTACTAGAGGTTGACCCACCCGTCGCCGGTCGCATTCACGTAAACGACGAGCGGCGGATAATACGCGCGCTAGAGGTGTTTCAAACCACGGGTCGCCCTTTGAGTTTTTGGGAATCGCAGAAGGATGCCCGCCAAGCCGTCTACGATGCCGTGCTCATCGGCCTTGAACGGCCGCGCGACGAGTTGTACGCACGCATCGAAGAGCGCGTGGAAGCCATGATTGCCCAGGGGTTAATAGATGAGGTGAGGACACTACTAGAGCGCGGCCTAAGCTTTGTGGCGCACCAAGCACTAGGGTACAAAGAAATCATCCCCTATCTGCTTGGCCGTTGTTCATTAGAGGAAGCGAAAGAAACGCTAAAACGAGAGACGCGCCGTTACGCCAAACGGCAACTGACGTGGTTTAGAGCCGATGCCCGCATACGGTGGATTGATGCGCGCGATGAAGCAAAGGCTCAAGCTGAAATTGTGGCAATTCTTGCGCACCGCTTTGGATTGTAA